GAGACGGACCTGGCTAAGAGGTTTGATGTCTCTGGCTACCCTACCTTGAAAATTTTCCGCAAGGGAAGGCCTTTTGAGTACAATGGACCACGAGAGAAATATGGTACGGCCACGTCCTTTCCCCACCCCATGGTGGGGCGAGCCCCCATGATAGGGGAGTAGTGTGGGCCACTCCAAAAGCCCCTCCTCAGGTGTGTGCTTTCTCCCCAGGGATTGTTGACTACATGATTGAGCAGTCCGGGCCTCCCTCCAAGGAGGTTCCAACCCTGAAGCAGGTCCAGGAGTTCTTGAAGGATGGGGACGATGTTGTCATCATTGGGGTCTTTCAGGGAGAAAGTGACCCAGCCTACCAGCAATATCAGGATGCTGGTAAGTACTGGCCCGCTGTGCTGAACAGCATGCATAAGCCCTTCCAGGAGATCGGGGCTATCAAAATGGTCAAAGTGTGTTTTTTACAAAACTCAAGGGTCATCACAAAGGAGATGGCTGGATGGTTGACTGGGGTAGCATATGTGGGAATGAACCTtccacctggggctggggctgggttggTTGGCCTTCCTTGCACACGGATGGTAGGATCACATACTAAATGGGGGAAACTAGCTGCGCCATCATCCTCCTGGCCTCTGAGCAGAGGGGAGGGCACGTCATACTCATCCAAGTGTCTGCCTTCCCTCTTCCTTACCCCTCTGTAGGAGGGAAGGCTCTGACCATAAAGCGAGGGCCTCAGACCTGGGTTCAAGGCCTGGCTCTGCCAATTATTAACACTGTGGTCACAGGTCCAAGGCTGTCATCTTTACTACTCCCCCAGAAGTTGTCAGATCAATTGGAAAAATGTAGATGAAGTGCTTTACAGAGTGCCTGGCAATACAAAGTGCGCCCCAGATGGCACCACAGGATAGTCTTGCTGTCCTGAGAAGTGAAATGAGGGTGGACAGCTGTCAGCAGCCATGTTCTCTGAGGGTGGTGACAGGTGGCATCACCCCATCTTGAAATCCATTGTCTGCCAAGGCCCGGCTCCTGGTGCCTGGGGACCACATACTGGCCTTCCTCTCCATCCTTACTACTTTCCTGAGGCCTTCTCCCCTCCATATCCCAGGCAGCCTGGTTTTCTACTTCCAAGTGCTtattatcatctttttaaaattcacaactCACCATGGCACAATAACAAGTATGCATACATTGAGTGGATTAATGTTGTAATAAAACTTACAGTAGAACTAAATTTGATTCATGTTTCCTCAGTCTTTATTGGTTAGGTAACCTTGCCATCCATTCTAGACTTGTCAATTAGGAAGAAACTTGCAGGGGgaaccccagcctccccagggctTTTGCTGAGTGCTAATAAACTGCATTCAGGCTGCAGCTCCCCATTTAGGAGGCTAGGGTGAAACCCCCACCAAGAACCCCAGGTGGAAACTCAGTGTAAGGTCCTAGGCATGTGTGATGCTGCACTGCACACAGATGTGACATGCTGTTGGCCTCAGTGCTGCTATGCTGCTCCTTGTCACGGATGGTGGGGTTTAAGCTCGGGTATTGTCCACACAGAATTTTTTGGTTTAGTCACGTTGTTTTTAGGGTGTTTGCTTTGGCTGGTATGGGTAACGAATTAAACCTCATTCATTTTAGCAGTTTAATaaattgcattttattatattgttaatTTGTCAGCCAACAACCTGAGAGAAGATTACAAATTTCACCACACTTTCAGCACTGAAATAGCTAAGTTCCTGAAAGTTTCCCCGGGGAAGTTGGTCGTAATGCAGCCTGAGAAATTCCAGTCCAAGTATGAGCCCAGGAGCCACGTGATGGATGTGCAGGTGAGCAAGGGCTCTGCCTGGGCACCCAGCAGGCATGAGCATCTGGGGTTGGAAGCATGGCAGGAGTTTTGCCCTGTTCACTGCATCTGGAGTGCCTTTCCCAGccctctcttcccaccccacTGTTGGCCTGAAGGCACTGGTGGGAAACTCAGCTAGGTGGCTCAGGGACCAAGTTTgcaggaggggtggggctggggcaccACATACCCGGCAGGTCATAAGACCTAAGGCCCCAGTGAGGCTCCCTCTGCTTTTGCCAAAGCAGTTGTTCTCTCTATACCTCCTGGCAGGTAGGCTCTTGTCTCCTTTGGTGCCCATGTTATGGTGGGTTTGGTCTGGATGAGCTGGGGCAGAATTGAGCCTCATTTGCTGGGAGGTGGTTTGGGTACTGAGGCTGTAATGCCCAGTGggcccttccccttccctgggTGGAGCTGGTCAACTTGGCACATGTATTACCTCTTTGCATGCTAAtctaactaaaaagttttttacCATATAGTTCTGGGTGGCTTACCAGCTCAGGGTGAGCCTGGGTCCAGCTCGGCATTCCCCAGGTTTCTGCAGATAGTTCTGGTTTGGAGAGGATGGCAGCTCTGAAGCTTTCAATTAGCAGAAACTGGCAAGCAGAGCACGTGCCCCTGCCCAGGGCCCACAGCAGCTGAAGTACAGCGAGATGGAGTGCAGGTGTCCTGGGCTGAGCTGGCCCCATGCACCTTTCTCATTAGGCTCTAGGTTCTCAGGTCCTGGAGGAGGAGATAGTGAGGCGAGGTGAGCGAGCATGTAGGGAGCAGCCACAAGACTGGGGGATGACGGATCCCAGAGAGGCTGCGACTGTCCTGAGTCTGTCTGGTTCCTCATACTCCCCTGTCCTCAGATCCCTTGGTCCCTTTCTTAGACTGTATGCCCACCCCATCCATTTCTCAACCCACATGAGGCTCAGGACCCTCTTCCCTGAACTTGGGACAGCTGCTGTGActcctccctcccacttctcttccTTTCATCCAGAGACCTGCACCCCACGGAAAGAGGGACCCTTATAGGGGACTGTGGACCCCAGGAATCAGGCATGTAGCCCTGTGTGGTCGTGCATGTTCCCAGGAAAGGGTCTTTAGCATTCAGTACATTCTTTAAGGGGTTCTTGACCCCAGAAAGCTTCATCAGTGTGATTAGTCTGCTAAGCCTGTCCCTGCTGCTCTGCTCCTGGATCCCCTCCAGAGCACTCCTTTCCTGCATTTCCAGCACATTTCACCCACTAAGGACACCTCCCTGGCCACCCCATCCAGGTGGGAATTGTGGGCCCATGGGGTTCACCCACCACTTCTATCTGTACAACCTTGGGCAAACTGGTTGTGCCTCAGCTTCTCCAGCTATAAAGTAGACATGGCAGTGCCCACCTCTGTTTGTTGTGAGGGTGATGTCTATGAAGGGCCCAGTAAAGAGGTAAAGTCCTCACTGAGAACCTGGAGACACCCAGTCTGAGCTGTGTCTTCATTGCAactgccactgtgcccagctggtcACAGATACCGTGTAAATGTCATCAAGACATTCCACCTGGGAAACTTCACAAGCCATCCTTAAAGGCCACAGTGCTGAGACTTCAAAAGCAGTCATCTGAGCCCATATGTGCTGAGCTGTCTGCAGGCACAATGTCCCAGAGAATAGGGGTAGTCTCAGCCGCTGAGCAACTCACCCCCACACAGCTTTGACTCCACATTCTAATCTGAGGTTACACCTTGCCAAATATAAGATGAATCTCATAGGCTCTTGTGAAGATAGTTGAGCTGAAGATGGAAAGTTCTGCACTATTCAGATCATGTTGGTGGCTGTTGTCATTGGAGAGCCACACCTTTCTTGAAAAGTTCCTCACTGGGCCTGGCCTTGCCTGAGAAGTGCACTAGTATTGACAAGCAGGCAGTTACTGGGGTATGCTTGATTGGGGACAAACCCAGAGTGTTTGATCCAAGGACCACTGCCCCTCCCCATGCAGAAGCTCTTTAAGACAAACGTCTGTTAGCAGTGACAGTAAAAGTATGCTAGCTAATCCCTTTTTTGTTGGGCCACTCTTACCTATGGCCTCTTCAAAACAGGGTTCCACCGAGGTGTCAGCCATCCAGGACCATGTGGTGAAGCACGCTTTGCCCTTGGTGGGCCATCGCAAGACCTCCAACGATGCCAAGCGGTACACCAAGCGCCCCCTGGTGGTTATCTACTACAGCGTGGACTTCAGCTTTGATTACAGAGCTGGTGAGGGACCCGCCAGACCCATCCGGAGCCCTAGGGCTCACTCAGAATCCTGCCTTGGCCTGGGCCTCGCAGGTTAATGGTGCACATGTAGTTTTTACTAAGGGCTTCAGTGTCTTCAGGGtcactttccttttcccttatctTTCTAGCAAGAAGGGAGCATAGTCGATGGGGGCCAGCACCCTCTTGGAGGTGAGGCTACAGTCAGGACTGGGCCACCTTGGCTCCAGACACTGCTGTGTCATCTGGGCACGGGTCTTCTGGGGCTTGCTGGGCTTGCAGCCCCCGACCACCTGCCCACAGTGGGGCTCTTTCAGGTTTGCCTTTGTCTCCAGTTGAGGTATATCTGGGGCTTGTGTGTTGTCAGAGAGTGTTAGTGACAGTCTTAAACGTCACCTCAGGCTCTGAGCTAGATGTAGGTGCCCAGCCAGCCAATCAGCTCACAGCCTGGTCCATTTCAGCTACTCAGTTTTGGCGAAACAAAGTCCTGGAAGTGGCTAAGGACTTCCCTGAGTACACCTTTGCCATCGCTGATGAGGAGGACTATGCCACAGAGGTGAAGGACCTGGGGCTCAGCGAGAGTGGGGAGGACGTCAATGTGGCCATCCTGGATGAGAATGGGAAGAAGTTTGCCATGGAGCCAGAGGAGTTTGATTCTGACACCCTGCGGGAGTTTATCACCACTTTTAAAAAAGGTGAGCTGGGGCTGAGCTCTCCCCTCAGGTGGAACACGGAACCTGGGCAGCCATGGGGTGTCCGGTGCTGCACATGCACAAGAGGCCAGGAGAGTCCATGGGCAGCCTCTGCCCCCTCCGCTTCCCATTCCCAGTCCTGCTCACTCACTCCCTGACTTCCTTGTCTGGGGAAGGACCAGCTGTGACCTAAACACCAGGACACCAAGAATGCATAGAAGTTTTGGAACATTTGggagggtttgtttttgtttttgatttttttcttttttttttttaaactggggattgtacccaggggctccataccactgagctatatccccagccctttttgttttgagacagggcctagttgctgaggctgacctcaaacttgggatcctcctgcctcaggcttccaagtagctggggtaACAAgagtgtgtcaccatgcctggcaacaagagaactttatttatttggctGTACTGgcggtggaacccagggcctcattcaggctaggcaggtgttctaccactgagacacatccccagccctcttccatTGTTTGCTTCTTAGCAAAAGCAAGATTACTTAGGGCTTACTTAGCATCAGCCTATAGAAGCTAAAAGTCAGGTTTTGAGCAGGGGTACGCAGAGGCAGCCTGGAAAGATGGATTCAGGTAATGCCTCTGGGGTTCAGAGCCTCTTTGTTGTCAGCCACTTGTTCTAATGAGCCTGGTTTTCCCTCCTGGACCTGGAGATGAGAGGCTACAAACATCcgaattctttttttctgctttttttttttttaatcagaaaaaggATGGGCCTTGGAAATTTTAAGAGGCCttttctagaaaatatattttttttaatatttattttttagttatagttggacacaatatctttatttaattaatttatttatatgtggtgctgaggattgaacccagggcctcgcacatgctaggtgagcgctctaccactgagccacaaccccagcccctctagaaattctttaaaataagctTTTGGATTTAGGAATAAGTTTCATGTGTGTGGAAAACCTAATTTGAAGTCTAAACGATGTTCTTGATTGATATGTTGAGTGAGTTGCCCAGTCCCAGTCACAGGATGTTGGCTCACCAGGGAACCTGTCCACTTTCTCCATACTGTTCCCTGCGTGGCTTTCAGGTCCTCAGTGCCAGTGCTCTGTAGCTCCTCTGCACTGGGCAGCATCTCTGGATACTCTTAATGGATGAGGCCTGGTGGCCCATTAGGCCTGGGGTAGGGTGGACATGCACCTTCACTGGCTTTTTCTGGGACTAGGAGAATAAGAGATACGTGTTAACTATAGCAGTGCCCATTGCTGGCGTCAGGTTTGGGGGTTAGGTCCTCCTGTCCCTAGTAGTGTGACTTACCACCAGCAGTATTCACCCTTTCCTGCTCACTGAGCTGCCTGGCTGCTGGGTCCAGGGTCCTTCAGCACTGACGCCTTCTCCCCGGCTTGGCTTTCCTTGGCAGGGAAACTAAAGCCAGTCATCAAATCCCAGCCGGTGCCCAAGAACAACAAGGGGCCTGTCAGGGTGGTTGTTGGGAAGACCTTCGACAGCATCGTGATGGACCCCTCGAAGGACGTGCTCATCGAGTTCTACGCGCCCTGGTGTGGGCATTGCAAGCAGCTGGAGCCTGTCTACACTAGCCTGGCCAAGAAGTACAAGAACCAGAAGAACCTGGTCATCGCCAAAATGGACGCCACCTCCAATGACATCGCCAGTGACCGCTACAAGGTGGATGGCTTCCCCACCATCTACTTTGCTCCTGGAAAGGACAAAAAGAACCCAATTAAATTTGAGGGTGGAAGCCGAGACCTGGAACATTTAAGCAAATTTATAGACAAACATACCACAAAATGGAGCAGGACCAAGGAAGACCTTTGAAGGCTGGAAGTCTGCAGAGGGTGGGAGGAGCCAGACACTGTAGTGGCCAGTGGCCACCGAGTAAGCCTTGAGGCCAAGGCCATCAATGTAATGGTGGTatctcaactttttcttttttttattttttgtactttgatATGTCACCTCGTGCTCAGAATACTGAATAGCCATGAATGCAGTAGCTTAGGCCAGATTTCTATGGAGGATAcatctatttttatcatttggggtctggttttttttttttcttttttactttaacaTTTTCTCAAAGCAGATAAGTTGAATCTCTgtgagaatgttttcttttttaatttaaagattcAAAAAACTGCCAAATCATGTCGAGCTTGCCTTTTTCATGTTTGAGGAATTGTTAGTTTAAGATGTGACTGTTGGTGTGTTTTAGTTTTCTTCCTGTGTTGGCACAGAAGTGAGTGCTATCACCAAGCACTTGCCCAGAACGATGTTCCAGCCTGACCTCCGAGCAGCCTGCAGTCCAGCAAGGGTCACCTCGGACTGTACGGACATCGCCGTCCTACTGTCCCACCTCCTGTCACAGCCTGGGCCACGGGTGGAGGATCatggctccatccccagctcagACCCTCTGATGGAGCAGAAGTGTCCCCGGACACAAGACACTTTGAGGTCGTAGAAAAAGTAGGATATAGtcaggtggcacacacctgtgatcccagcaactcaggaggctgaggcagtaggatggcaagtttaaggccagtctgggtaactctgtgagactgtgtttcaaaatagaaaattttaaaaggccgGGGACagaggtgctggggatatagtgcagtgtaaagcacctctgggtccaGTCGCCAGGATCAAAGGAGAAATGGGGTTGGGTTGCATAATGGGattaaaaaatcactaaaaattaacttgaatAACTCTGTTAGAAAATATCTTCTCTGTTCTGCAAGCATTAGGGTTGAATGGTTTGATGGAGCCTGCACCTGGTGGATGGGCTGTCCAGCCAAATACATGTTATCTCACCTGACCCTCAAACCCCAAGGGGGCCACCCTGACCTAGGGCAAGAGGGTTCATTGCTTAAAATAGGTGAGCAGTGGCAGATTGTCATGCTGGGGAGTGACAGGACAAG
This genomic interval from Marmota flaviventris isolate mMarFla1 chromosome 1, mMarFla1.hap1, whole genome shotgun sequence contains the following:
- the Pdia4 gene encoding protein disulfide-isomerase A4 isoform X2; amino-acid sequence: MRLRKACVLVLLLALAQLLAAASAEGTDEDASEREDAIEDEEEEEEEEEEEEEDLEVKEENGVLVLNDANFDNFVADKDTVLLEFYAPWCGHCKQFAPEYEKIASTLKSNDPPIAVAKIDATSASMLASRFDVSGYPTIKILKKGQAVDYDGSRTHEEIVAKVREVSQPNWTPPPEVTLVLTKENFDEVVNDADIILVEFYAPCFPLAGVDTARNLPLSTRRPPRSSASAPRQFHWQKLMPLQRRTWLRGIVDYMIEQSGPPSKEVPTLKQVQEFLKDGDDVVIIGVFQGESDPAYQQYQDAANNLREDYKFHHTFSTEIAKFLKVSPGKLVVMQPEKFQSKYEPRSHVMDVQGSTEVSAIQDHVVKHALPLVGHRKTSNDAKRYTKRPLVVIYYSVDFSFDYRAATQFWRNKVLEVAKDFPEYTFAIADEEDYATEVKDLGLSESGEDVNVAILDENGKKFAMEPEEFDSDTLREFITTFKKGKLKPVIKSQPVPKNNKGPVRVVVGKTFDSIVMDPSKDVLIEFYAPWCGHCKQLEPVYTSLAKKYKNQKNLVIAKMDATSNDIASDRYKVDGFPTIYFAPGKDKKNPIKFEGGSRDLEHLSKFIDKHTTKWSRTKEDL
- the Pdia4 gene encoding protein disulfide-isomerase A4 isoform X1; this translates as MRLRKACVLVLLLALAQLLAAASAEGTDEDASEREDAIEDEEEEEEEEEEEEEDLEVKEENGVLVLNDANFDNFVADKDTVLLEFYAPWCGHCKQFAPEYEKIASTLKSNDPPIAVAKIDATSASMLASRFDVSGYPTIKILKKGQAVDYDGSRTHEEIVAKVREVSQPNWTPPPEVTLVLTKENFDEVVNDADIILVEFYAPWCGHCKKLAPEYEKAAKELSKRSPPIPLAKVDATAETDLAKRFDVSGYPTLKIFRKGRPFEYNGPREKYGIVDYMIEQSGPPSKEVPTLKQVQEFLKDGDDVVIIGVFQGESDPAYQQYQDAANNLREDYKFHHTFSTEIAKFLKVSPGKLVVMQPEKFQSKYEPRSHVMDVQGSTEVSAIQDHVVKHALPLVGHRKTSNDAKRYTKRPLVVIYYSVDFSFDYRAATQFWRNKVLEVAKDFPEYTFAIADEEDYATEVKDLGLSESGEDVNVAILDENGKKFAMEPEEFDSDTLREFITTFKKGKLKPVIKSQPVPKNNKGPVRVVVGKTFDSIVMDPSKDVLIEFYAPWCGHCKQLEPVYTSLAKKYKNQKNLVIAKMDATSNDIASDRYKVDGFPTIYFAPGKDKKNPIKFEGGSRDLEHLSKFIDKHTTKWSRTKEDL